From Harpia harpyja isolate bHarHar1 chromosome 19, bHarHar1 primary haplotype, whole genome shotgun sequence, one genomic window encodes:
- the DCLRE1B gene encoding 5' exonuclease Apollo, with protein MSGTVIPGTPIAVDFWSVRRAGGARLFFLSHMHSDHTVGLSSTWSRPLYCSPLTARLLHRRLQVPTRWIRPLEVGQSHALGEEVTVTLLDSNHCPGSVMFLFEGAFGTILYTGDFRYTSTMRGEPALRGRRVDRLYLDNTHCHPHRPLPSRQHATRQAAHVIRAHPRHQVVIGVYSLGKETLLVDLAVEFSTWVVVSPWRLEQMRLLELPDVFTAEEGAGWIRAVDVTEIRWDTLVSWNMLHPTIAILPTGRPVKVTHPNIHPIPYSDHSSFSELCEFVKWLKPCSVIPIVRGGMCQAYFQKYLSSAPQALPDLKIPKPVQESVQQQSKRKGQEPLCLLKRAAWHSVPRGVVYESPEKYTEKSEASTGVKVPQQNYCESAFCSKEGCACHTGREKGKEELSGEQPGVALAASTVSQALVSDEHFPTRFAEQYLLTPLNVLKQNSSQKFDELIEDFFRRGEAL; from the exons ATGAGCGGGACGGTGATCCCCGGTACGCCCATCGCCGTGGACTTCTGGAGCGTGCGGAGGGCGGGCGGCGCCCGCCTCTTCTTCCTGTCGCACATGCACTCGGACCACACGGTGGGGCTCTCCAGCACCTGGAGCCGCCCGCTGTACTGCTCGCCGCTCACCGCCCGCCTCCTCCACCGCCGCCTCCAG GTGCCGACGCGCTGGATCCGGCCGCTGGAGGTGGGGCAGAGCCATGCGCTGGGCGAGGAGGTGACGGTGACGCTGCTCGACTCCAACCACTGCCCCGGCTCCGTCATGTTCCTCTTCGAGGGCGCCTTCGGCACCATACTCTACACAG GGGACTTCCGCTACACCAGCACCATGCGGGGCGAACCGGCGCTGAGGGGCCGCCGCGTCGACCGCCTCTACCTGGACaacacccactgccacccacacCGGCCCCTGCCCTCGCGGCAGCACGCCACGCGCCAGGCCGCCCACGTCATCCGTGCCCACCCGCGGCACCAGGTTGTCATCG GTGTGTACAGCCTGGGGAAGGAGACGCTGCTGGTGGACCTGGCCGTGGAGTTCAGCACCTGGGTGGTGGTGAGCCCCTGGCGCCTGGAGCAGATgcggctgctggagctgcctgaCGTGTTCACCGCCGAGGAGGGGGCCGGCTGGATCCGTGCTGTGGACGTCACCGAGATCCGCTGGGATACCCTTGTCAGCTGGAACATGCTGCACCCCACCATTGCCATCCTCCCTACCGGCAGGCCCGTGAAGGTCACCCACCCCAACATCCACCCCATTCCGTACTCGGACCACTCGTCCTTTTCAGAGCTGTGCGAGTTTGTGAAGTGGCTGAAGCCTTGCTCAGTCATTCCGATCGTGAGGGGTGGCATGTGCCAGGCTTACTTTCAGAAATACCTAAGTTCTGCCCCCCAGGCGCTTCCTGACCTCAAAATCCCAAAACCTGTGCAAGAGTCTgtacagcagcaaagcaaaaggaaggggCAGGAACCCCTGTGTCTCTTGAAAAGAGCCGCCTGGCATTCTGTGCCCCGAGGAGTTGTTTATGAGTCCCCAGAGAAATATACTGAGAAATCTGAAGCGTCCACTGGTGTTAAGGTTCCTCAGCAGAACTACTGTGAGTCAGCTTTCTGCTCGAAAGAAGGCTGTGCTTGCCACACgggcagggagaaagggaaggaagagctgAGTGGAGAACAGCCAGGAGTAGCACTAGCAGCTAGCACGGTTAGCCAGGCACTTGTTTCTGATGAGCACTTTCCAACTAGGTTTGCAGAGCAGTATTTACTCACTCCCTTAAATGTCCTAAAGCAGAATTCTTCACAAAAATTTGACGAGCTGATAGAAGATTTCTTTAGGAGGGGAGAAGCGCTCTGA